The following proteins come from a genomic window of Gordonia westfalica:
- a CDS encoding acyl-CoA synthetase, whose translation MKFNLADVFETVADSVPERIALSYQGRQISYGELDRLSNQVAHLFAGAGIGAFDNVALFLKNSVEHVTSLLGLLKVRAVPVNINYRYTNAELQYIFDNSDSRAIVVELPEHQRSVAALLAETPTVRTVFVIGDVLDELTAAAADLPDGRTVEIVSFADAESKPDNRDFEPRNGEELYLLYTGGTTGYPKGVMWQHDDFFRKPLSGGNPYGDPRKDLEEIGTAVKDFPSIAFLLAAPLMHGAASYSLFTFFTLGGRLVIQRDFDPAAIVTEVEKEKVNIVLIVGDAMGMPLVEELEKRKDDVDLSSMFSITSGGAIWSQHVRDRMLAVKPDLVLRDNFGASESGNDGEIMMDDNGNLKVPPTDRMMVVDERLNKIEPGSGDVGYIARIGNVPLGYYKDDEKTAKTFPTLPDGTRISILGDMGTVEADGSIVFLGRGSQCINTGGEKVYAEEVEATLHAHPAIADALVVPVPDEKYGQRVAAVIALAEGAEEPSLEAIQDHCRETLARYKVPRTVVFVDEVKRTPAGKADYRWAKAEAAKESTPV comes from the coding sequence ATGAAGTTCAACCTCGCCGATGTCTTCGAGACGGTCGCCGATTCGGTGCCCGAGCGGATCGCGCTCAGCTACCAGGGTCGCCAGATCAGCTACGGCGAACTCGACCGGCTCTCCAACCAGGTGGCACACCTGTTCGCGGGCGCCGGGATCGGCGCCTTCGACAATGTGGCCCTGTTCCTCAAGAACAGCGTCGAGCACGTCACCAGCCTGCTCGGTCTGCTGAAGGTCCGCGCCGTGCCGGTCAACATCAACTACCGGTACACCAACGCCGAACTCCAGTACATCTTCGACAACTCCGATTCGCGTGCGATCGTCGTCGAACTCCCCGAACATCAGCGCAGCGTCGCCGCGCTGCTCGCGGAGACCCCGACTGTCCGAACGGTGTTCGTGATCGGTGACGTTCTCGACGAACTGACCGCGGCCGCCGCCGACCTGCCCGACGGCCGCACGGTGGAGATCGTGTCCTTCGCCGACGCGGAGTCCAAGCCGGACAACCGTGACTTCGAACCGCGCAACGGCGAAGAGCTGTACCTGCTCTACACCGGTGGCACCACGGGCTACCCCAAGGGGGTCATGTGGCAGCACGACGACTTCTTCCGCAAGCCGCTCTCCGGTGGCAATCCCTACGGTGATCCCCGCAAGGACCTGGAGGAGATCGGCACGGCGGTCAAGGATTTCCCGTCCATCGCCTTCCTGCTGGCGGCCCCGCTCATGCACGGTGCGGCGTCGTACTCGCTGTTCACGTTCTTCACCCTCGGCGGTCGCCTGGTCATCCAGCGCGACTTCGACCCGGCGGCCATCGTCACCGAGGTCGAGAAGGAGAAGGTCAACATCGTCCTCATCGTGGGTGACGCCATGGGCATGCCGCTCGTGGAAGAACTGGAGAAGCGCAAGGACGACGTGGACCTGTCGTCGATGTTCTCCATCACCTCCGGTGGCGCCATCTGGTCGCAGCACGTGCGCGACCGCATGCTCGCCGTGAAGCCGGATCTGGTGCTGCGCGACAACTTCGGTGCGTCGGAGTCGGGCAACGACGGCGAGATCATGATGGACGACAACGGCAACCTGAAGGTGCCGCCGACCGATCGCATGATGGTCGTCGACGAGCGGCTCAACAAGATCGAGCCGGGGTCGGGCGACGTCGGGTACATCGCGCGCATCGGCAACGTGCCCCTCGGCTACTACAAGGACGACGAGAAGACCGCGAAGACCTTCCCGACACTGCCGGATGGCACCCGGATCTCGATCCTGGGGGACATGGGAACCGTCGAGGCCGACGGCTCGATCGTCTTCCTCGGCCGCGGCTCGCAGTGCATCAACACCGGTGGCGAGAAGGTCTACGCCGAAGAGGTCGAGGCCACGCTGCACGCGCATCCGGCGATCGCCGACGCGCTCGTGGTCCCGGTTCCCGACGAGAAGTACGGCCAGCGGGTCGCCGCGGTGATCGCGCTCGCGGAGGGTGCCGAAGAACCGTCGCTCGAGGCGATCCAGGATCACTGCCGCGAAACCCTCGCCCGCTACAAGGTCCCGCGCACCGTGGTCTTCGTCGACGAGGTCAAGCGCACGCCGGCCGGCAAGGCCGACTACCGCTGGGCCAAGGCGGAGGCGGCCAAGGAGAGCACCCCGGTCTGA
- a CDS encoding lipid-transfer protein → MGGLSGQAAIAGIGATEFSKDSGRSELRLAAEAVSAAIADAGLTPSDVDGLVTFTMDTNSEISVARAVGIPELTYFSRIHYGGGAACATVQQAAMAVATGVADVVVAYRAFNERSGLRFGQVNSAVANQENSSGTENAFSYPHGLSTPAAFVAMIAQRYMHDYGATSADFGRIAVVDRKHAAVNPDAFFYEKPITLEDHQNSRYIAEPLHLLDCCQESDGGVALVIVSAERAKDLPNRPAVISAAAAGSAADQYIMTSYYRDELASLPEMGLVGRQLWSQSGLRPEDMDMAVLYDHFTPYTLLQLEELGFCGRGEAKDLVREPGALEVGGRLPLNTHGGQLGEAYIHGMNGIAEAVRQLRGTSVNQVHGAEKVVVTAGTGVPTSGLVLTA, encoded by the coding sequence ATGGGCGGGCTGTCCGGACAGGCGGCGATCGCCGGGATCGGGGCCACCGAGTTCTCCAAGGATTCCGGTCGCAGCGAGCTGAGGCTCGCGGCCGAGGCGGTGTCGGCGGCGATCGCCGACGCGGGTCTCACCCCGTCCGACGTCGACGGCCTCGTCACGTTCACCATGGACACCAACAGCGAGATCTCGGTGGCCCGGGCCGTCGGAATCCCTGAGCTGACCTACTTCTCGCGGATCCACTACGGAGGCGGTGCCGCGTGTGCGACCGTGCAGCAGGCCGCGATGGCGGTGGCGACCGGGGTCGCCGACGTCGTCGTCGCCTACCGCGCGTTCAACGAACGATCGGGACTGCGCTTCGGACAGGTGAATTCGGCGGTCGCGAACCAGGAGAACTCCTCGGGCACCGAGAACGCGTTCAGCTACCCGCACGGCTTGTCGACGCCGGCCGCGTTCGTCGCGATGATCGCCCAGCGATACATGCACGACTACGGCGCCACCAGTGCGGATTTCGGCCGGATCGCGGTCGTCGACCGCAAACACGCCGCGGTCAATCCCGACGCCTTCTTCTACGAGAAGCCGATCACTCTCGAGGATCATCAGAACTCGCGGTACATCGCCGAGCCGTTGCATCTGCTCGACTGCTGCCAGGAGTCCGATGGCGGTGTCGCACTGGTGATCGTGTCGGCCGAGCGTGCCAAGGATCTGCCGAACCGGCCCGCCGTGATCTCCGCGGCGGCGGCCGGCTCCGCGGCGGACCAATACATCATGACCAGTTACTACCGCGACGAGCTGGCGTCGTTGCCCGAGATGGGTCTCGTCGGACGCCAGCTCTGGTCGCAGTCCGGCCTCCGTCCCGAGGACATGGACATGGCCGTCCTCTACGACCACTTCACGCCGTACACGCTGCTCCAGCTCGAAGAGCTGGGCTTCTGCGGACGCGGTGAGGCCAAGGACCTCGTTCGGGAGCCCGGGGCCCTGGAGGTGGGTGGCCGGCTGCCGCTCAACACCCACGGCGGCCAGCTCGGCGAGGCCTACATCCACGGCATGAACGGCATCGCCGAAGCCGTCCGCCAGCTCCGGGGCACCTCGGTCAATCAGGTCCACGGTGCCGAGAAGGTCGTCGTCACCGCCGGAACCGGAGTCCCCACAAGTGGATTGGTGCTGACCGCATGA
- a CDS encoding MaoC family dehydratase: MTSVASPAISVGTTLPPLVIDATPTFVVATAVATRDFQDVHHDRDLAQAKGSKDIFVNILTDTGLVERFVTDWAGPTARIRSIALKLGVPWYAYDSVTFTGEVTEVADDGVLTVAVTGTNSLGKHVISTVTLTVGEGASDATQGEGR, encoded by the coding sequence GTGACCAGCGTTGCCTCTCCGGCGATCAGCGTCGGAACCACATTGCCGCCCTTGGTCATCGACGCGACCCCGACCTTCGTCGTCGCGACGGCGGTCGCCACCCGCGACTTCCAGGACGTGCACCACGACCGCGACCTGGCGCAGGCAAAGGGGTCGAAGGACATCTTCGTCAACATCCTGACCGACACCGGTCTGGTGGAACGGTTCGTCACCGACTGGGCCGGTCCCACCGCCCGAATCCGGTCGATCGCACTGAAACTCGGTGTGCCGTGGTACGCCTACGATTCGGTCACCTTCACCGGTGAGGTCACCGAGGTGGCCGACGACGGCGTGCTGACGGTCGCTGTCACGGGAACCAATTCACTGGGCAAACATGTCATCTCGACCGTGACCCTCACCGTCGGTGAGGGTGCCTCGGATGCGACGCAGGGAGAGGGACGCTGA